From Streptomyces sp. NBC_01551:
CTGGACGGCGATCAGCTCGGCGACGATCTTCTCTTCGGACTCGGCCAGCGTCTTGGCGAGCGGGTCGAAGGCGGCCGCCAGCTTCGGGGCGTCGGTCTGGCGGGCCAGCTCCTGCGCCCAGTACAGGGCCAGGTAGAAGTGGCTGCCGCGGTTGTCGATGCCGCCCAGCTTGCGGCTCGGCGACTTGTCCTCGTTGAGGAAGGTGCCGGTCGCACGGTCCAGGGTGTCGGCCAGCACCTGGGCGCGGGCGTTGCCGGTGGTGGTCGCGAGGTGCTCGAAGGAGACGGCCAGCGCGAGGAACTCACCGAGGGAGTCCCAGCGCAGGTAGTTCTCCTTGACGAGCTGCTGGACGTGCTTCGGGGCGGAGCCGCCGGCGCCCGTCTCGAAGAGGCCGCCGCCGTTCATCAGCGGGACGACCGACAGCATCTTGGCGCTGGTGCCCAGCTCCAGGATCGGGAACAGGTCGGTCAGGTAGTCGCGCAGCACGTTGCCGGTCACCGAGATGGTGTCCTCGCCGCGGCGGATCCGCTCCAGCGAGTACGCGGTGGCCTTGACCGGGGAGAGGATCTCGATGGTGAGGCCCTCGGTGTCGTGGTCGGCGAGGTACGTCTTGACCTTGGCGATCAGCTGCGCGTCGTGCGCGCGGCCCTCGTCCAGCCAGAACACGGCCGGGTTGCCGGTGGCGCGGGCGCGGGTGACGGCGAGCTTGACCCAGTCCTGGATCGGCGCGTCCTTGGTCTGGCAGGCGCGGAAGATGTCGCCGGCGGCGACCTCCTGCTCCAGGACCGTGTTGCCCGCGGCGTCGACGAGGCGGACGGTGCCCGCGGCGGCGATCTCGAAGGTCTTGTCGTGGCTGCCGTACTCCTCGGCCTTCTGGGCCATCAGGCCGACGTTCGGAACCGAGCCCATGGTGGCCGGGTCGAACGCGCCGTGCGCGCGGCAGTCGTCGATGACGGTCTGGTAGACGCCCGCGTAGCTGCTGTCCGGGAGGACCGCGAGGGTGTCGGCCTCGTTGCCGTCCGGGCCCCACATGTGGCCGGAGGTACGGATCATGGCCGGCATCGAGGCGTCGACGATGACGTCGGACGGAACGTGCAGGTTGGTGATGCCCTTGTCCGAGTCGACCATCGCGAGGGCCGGGCCCTCGGCGATCTCGGCGTCGAAGGAGGCCTTGATCGCGTCGGCGTCGGGCAGTGCGCCCAGGCCGTTCAGGATGGTGCCGAGGCCGTCGTTCGGGGACAGGCCGGCGGCGGCCAGGGTCTCGCCGTAGCGGGCGAAGGTCTTCGGGAAGAAGGCACGGACCACGTGGCCGAAAACGATCGGGTCGGAGACCTTCATCATCGTGGCCTTGAGGTGCACGGAGAACAGGACGCCCTCGGCCTTGGCACGCTCGATCTGGTCGTTCAGGAAGGTGCGCAGCGCGTCGACGTGCAGGACGGACGCGTCCACGACCTCGCCGGCGAGGACCGGTACGGACTCGCGCAGCACGGTGGCGGTGCCGTCGGCGGCGACGTGCTCGATGCGGAGCGTGCCGGCCTCGGCCATCACCGCGGACTTCTCGGTGGAGCGGAAGTCGTTCTCGCCCATGGTGGCGACGTTCGTCTTCGACTCGGAGGTCCAGGCGCCCATGCGGTGCGGGTGGGCCTTGGCGTAGTTCTTGACCGACGCGGGGGCGCGGCGGTCGGAGTTGCCCTCGCGCAGGACCGGGTTGACGGCGCTGCCCTTGACCTTGTCGTAGCGGGCGCGGATCTCGCGCTCCTCGTCGGACTTCGGGTCGTCCGGGTAGTCCGGGAGGGCGTAGCCCTGGCCCTGGAGCTCGGCGACCGCGGCCTTCAGCTGCGGGATCGAGGCCGAGACGTTGGGCAGCTTGATGATGTTGGCTTCCGGCGTCTTCGCCAGCTCGCCGAGCTCGGCGAGGGCGTCCGCGATCCGCTGGCCCTCTTCCAGGTGCTCGGGGAAGCTGGCGATGATCCGACCGGCCAGGGAGATGTCACGGGTCTCGACATTCACACCGGCCGTCGACGCGTACGCCTGGATCACAGGCAGGAACGAATACGTCGCGAGGGCCGGGGCCTCGTCAGTGTGCGTGTAGATGATGGTCGAGTCAGTCACCGGATGCTCCGCTCCACAGTCTGCGTCTCTCGTCTGCAACATTGCTCGACATCAAGATATCTCGTGATCGGGCCGCTCTGGACAGCCCCCTGCCCGAGTCCGGGGGAGACGCGCGTCACCCCGGAGCCGCTCGGGACCCCCCGGAACGGCGAAAACGCCGCCACCGGCTGTTTCCAGCCAGTGGCGGCGCTCAGGAACTCGGTCGTACGGGCCGGATCAGGCCTGGACGGCCTTCGGGCTCACGCCGTACGCGTTCGGCTGAGCGTGACCCTCGGTCGCCATGAGGACGATGATCCAGATGAAGCCGACGAGCGGGATGACGCTGACGAAGTACCACCAGCCGGACTTGCCGGTGTCGTGCAGACGGCGGACCGTGAGCGCCAGGTTCGGCAGGAAGGTGGCGAGGGCGTAGATACCCGTGAGCAGCGGGTAGGTGCCGAAGACACCGTCCAGGATCATCAGGACGATCGCGATGCCGAAGTTGATGAGGAAGAACATCCAGAACTCCTGGCGGCGCGCGCGGCCGGAGAAGGTGGCGTACTTCTTCATGACGTCGGTGTAGTAGTTCATGGGTCCCCCCAGAGGACGGTTCGTCGGCCCGTCCTGCTGGAGCAAGCCGGGGCAGAACTTATGCCCCGCTTACGTGGCGGTCAAGCCAGTTCCCAAGAGGCCGGAACAGCCG
This genomic window contains:
- a CDS encoding DUF805 domain-containing protein, with the translated sequence MNYYTDVMKKYATFSGRARRQEFWMFFLINFGIAIVLMILDGVFGTYPLLTGIYALATFLPNLALTVRRLHDTGKSGWWYFVSVIPLVGFIWIIVLMATEGHAQPNAYGVSPKAVQA
- a CDS encoding NADP-dependent isocitrate dehydrogenase yields the protein MTDSTIIYTHTDEAPALATYSFLPVIQAYASTAGVNVETRDISLAGRIIASFPEHLEEGQRIADALAELGELAKTPEANIIKLPNVSASIPQLKAAVAELQGQGYALPDYPDDPKSDEEREIRARYDKVKGSAVNPVLREGNSDRRAPASVKNYAKAHPHRMGAWTSESKTNVATMGENDFRSTEKSAVMAEAGTLRIEHVAADGTATVLRESVPVLAGEVVDASVLHVDALRTFLNDQIERAKAEGVLFSVHLKATMMKVSDPIVFGHVVRAFFPKTFARYGETLAAAGLSPNDGLGTILNGLGALPDADAIKASFDAEIAEGPALAMVDSDKGITNLHVPSDVIVDASMPAMIRTSGHMWGPDGNEADTLAVLPDSSYAGVYQTVIDDCRAHGAFDPATMGSVPNVGLMAQKAEEYGSHDKTFEIAAAGTVRLVDAAGNTVLEQEVAAGDIFRACQTKDAPIQDWVKLAVTRARATGNPAVFWLDEGRAHDAQLIAKVKTYLADHDTEGLTIEILSPVKATAYSLERIRRGEDTISVTGNVLRDYLTDLFPILELGTSAKMLSVVPLMNGGGLFETGAGGSAPKHVQQLVKENYLRWDSLGEFLALAVSFEHLATTTGNARAQVLADTLDRATGTFLNEDKSPSRKLGGIDNRGSHFYLALYWAQELARQTDAPKLAAAFDPLAKTLAESEEKIVAELIAVQGSPADIGGYYQPDAAKAAAVMRPSATFNQAIATLG